In the genome of Leptospira kanakyensis, one region contains:
- a CDS encoding adenylate/guanylate cyclase domain-containing protein — MSDKESKSLSILDYLSVTVATLGTLGVIISVIMTGWEYEFSFLIGGLLALLVSSYFVYKTIAKVSKDKQKSGAIWLSYVIAIFMYAMVNTFQPLKDLEENSISTRFQFLRGSNTKTESEGDTGRIEYIQFQPPAKARKDINIIGITTESLEKLQGTWPLPWSYYADIIETFKESNNILMFDIFFVDYKPGQTEEMAAALQKNRNVLFDFPMEVSAESKEAVLNLEKRIDILRKFQLKNVIDENDAGISWVKFPQPPIEPIAELSAGLGFANVKKDESGLNRKMPLVVKVYNSGRDRETEYFPSIDLLIVCKYYGIDVQRDVEVNMGHYIKLSNIPKKIIREFNIKERKFEERDVMQVPNEKREVVIPIDWEGQMEINFVGGRYSFKQNEIFEVTNDWDAELLEANQISNKIFLVAMYYATGRGASKDSHLSPFGDMSGIEHHAHAVNTILNQDFLSTVPNWGIFLIYVGLGVMIGFLQPRVKTHIGFAIMLTQLLLYVVAALYIFQTFNLITVLPSVTIEQIVVFVAIIGFRILTEEENVKYIRQTFSKFVSKDVVDELLKHPDNLALGGSKREITIFFSDVRGFTTISEQLGPEDLVKLLNEYLSAMTDIIIEYKGTIDKYMGDAIMAFWGAPVPLEDHAYYACVASLVQLDYLKVLQQKWAERNVPVIDIGCGLNSGPAVVGNMGSSHRMEYTCMGDTINLGSRLEGSNKMYTTNVIISEYTYEKVKDRVVARELDLVRVKGKTQPVRIYELLGITNPEDMEKMKRPLQKAAT, encoded by the coding sequence ATGTCCGACAAAGAATCAAAATCGCTTTCGATTTTGGACTATCTCAGTGTTACCGTTGCCACCCTAGGAACACTCGGTGTGATCATTTCTGTCATCATGACAGGATGGGAATATGAATTTTCCTTCCTTATTGGTGGTTTACTCGCCTTACTCGTTTCCTCTTACTTTGTTTATAAAACCATTGCAAAGGTATCCAAGGACAAACAGAAGTCAGGTGCCATTTGGTTGTCTTATGTAATTGCCATTTTTATGTATGCAATGGTAAACACTTTCCAACCACTCAAAGATTTAGAAGAAAATTCTATTTCCACAAGATTCCAATTCTTACGTGGATCCAACACCAAAACAGAAAGCGAAGGGGACACGGGCCGTATTGAATACATACAGTTCCAACCACCAGCTAAGGCTCGTAAGGATATCAATATCATTGGTATCACAACAGAATCACTCGAAAAATTACAAGGGACTTGGCCTTTACCTTGGAGTTATTACGCCGATATCATAGAAACTTTTAAAGAATCGAATAACATTCTGATGTTCGATATTTTCTTCGTAGATTACAAACCCGGTCAAACGGAAGAGATGGCAGCAGCTCTTCAAAAGAACCGGAATGTCCTCTTCGACTTTCCAATGGAAGTCAGTGCGGAGTCAAAAGAAGCGGTTCTCAATTTAGAAAAACGAATTGATATCCTCCGTAAGTTTCAATTGAAAAATGTCATCGATGAAAACGATGCAGGAATTTCTTGGGTGAAGTTCCCACAGCCACCGATTGAACCCATTGCTGAATTGTCAGCTGGACTTGGTTTTGCGAACGTAAAAAAAGATGAATCTGGTTTGAATCGTAAAATGCCACTTGTGGTAAAGGTTTATAACTCAGGTAGAGATAGAGAAACCGAATATTTCCCATCCATCGACTTACTCATTGTTTGTAAATACTACGGTATCGACGTACAAAGAGACGTGGAAGTCAATATGGGACATTATATCAAATTGTCCAATATTCCTAAAAAGATCATTCGTGAATTTAACATCAAAGAACGTAAGTTTGAAGAAAGAGATGTGATGCAAGTTCCGAATGAGAAAAGGGAAGTGGTCATTCCTATTGACTGGGAAGGCCAAATGGAAATCAACTTCGTGGGTGGACGTTATTCGTTCAAACAAAACGAAATTTTTGAAGTTACTAATGATTGGGATGCTGAACTTCTCGAAGCCAACCAAATCAGTAACAAAATCTTTCTTGTTGCGATGTATTATGCAACAGGTCGCGGGGCTTCGAAAGACTCCCACTTATCTCCGTTTGGTGATATGTCGGGAATTGAACACCACGCGCATGCCGTAAACACCATCTTAAACCAAGATTTTCTTTCCACTGTTCCCAACTGGGGAATTTTCTTAATTTATGTTGGTCTTGGTGTGATGATTGGCTTTTTGCAACCAAGGGTAAAAACACATATCGGTTTTGCGATTATGTTGACTCAGCTCTTACTTTATGTTGTAGCTGCTCTTTATATCTTCCAAACTTTCAACCTCATCACAGTCCTTCCTTCGGTAACGATCGAACAGATTGTGGTTTTTGTTGCCATCATTGGATTTAGAATCTTAACAGAAGAAGAGAACGTAAAATACATTCGCCAAACCTTCTCCAAATTCGTATCTAAAGACGTTGTGGATGAACTCCTCAAACACCCCGACAACTTAGCACTTGGTGGATCCAAACGAGAGATCACCATTTTCTTCTCCGACGTTCGTGGGTTCACAACCATCTCCGAGCAGTTGGGTCCAGAAGATTTGGTGAAGTTACTGAACGAATACCTCTCGGCAATGACTGATATCATCATTGAGTACAAGGGAACCATTGATAAGTATATGGGTGATGCGATTATGGCTTTCTGGGGAGCTCCGGTTCCACTCGAAGACCACGCGTACTATGCTTGTGTTGCCTCACTCGTTCAGTTAGATTATTTAAAAGTCCTCCAACAAAAATGGGCAGAACGAAATGTTCCTGTGATCGATATTGGTTGCGGTCTGAATTCTGGGCCTGCGGTTGTGGGGAATATGGGATCTTCACACAGGATGGAATACACTTGTATGGGTGATACGATCAACTTGGGATCCCGATTGGAAGGATCCAATAAAATGTACACCACAAATGTGATCATCTCCGAATATACTTACGAAAAAGTGAAAGACCGAGTGGTCGCTCGGGAACTGGATTTAGTGCGAGTAAAAGGAAAAACCCAACCTGTTCGGATTTACGAATTGCTTGGAATCACAAACCCAGAAGATATGGAGAAAATGAAGCGGCCTCTCCAAAAGGCGGCAACATGA